One Rouxiella sp. S1S-2 genomic window, TGGTCGATTGACCGCCTTCGTTGAGCCAGTAATCGGGTAGCAGCGCGGAAAAGTACGGACCCCATATGCCGCCGATATAGCGAGCGGACCGCGACATTGCCATGTGCGCCGTTGAGGTGCCGCCAATGAGTGCAATGCGATGGTCAAAATCGGCGGTCTCGCCCGATGCGCCGGATGCCCCAAGAATGCCGAGGCTACCCGCGTGGGCATCGATAATCGAGACGCTGACCGCCGTACCCGGCATCAGGCCCAGCTCACGTGCGGCGCGCGGCGTTAAACCGTGCCCCAGCGGCTGACCCATGGTTTTCACTTCGCTACCAATTTTTGCCGCGTTGTTCTCCAGCAAATCTTCCAGTCCGATCTGTTTGAAATAGCTGGTGTCCCAGCGGTCTTCGTGACCGACATAGGTCCATTTACAGACGGTCGAACACAGCGAGCGAGCGGTGTCCTGTGTGGCGCGCCAGGTCAGGAAGTCGGGTAAATCAAACAGATGCCCTACATTGTTCCAGGTTGTTGGCATGTGCTGCTTGAGCCACAGTAGCTTCGGCGTCTGCATCTCAGGTGAAATAATACCGCCGACGAATTCCAGCACACGATGCCCGGTGGCGTTAATTCTTTCGGCCTGGGTGATGGCACGGTGGTCCATCCAGACAATAATATTCTGCTCGCTGCGGCCCGAAGGGCTCACCGTCAACGGTTTACCCTCTTTGTCGAGCACGACCAGCGAACAGGTTGCATCAAAGCCCATGCCTTTAACCTGAATCGGGTTGATATCGGCCTGATTCATCGCATCTTTTACCGCGTTACACACGGCGGCCCAAATTTCATCAGAGGATTGTTCAACAAAATCGGCTTTCGGACGGTATAAGGTGATGTCGCGGCTGGCCTGACTGACCATATGTCCTTTTAAATCAAACACGCCTGCGCGAGCACTGCCTGTTCCTACATCCACGCCAATAAAATAACTCGCCATGTTTTGGTCCTTATCTCTTTGTAATCAATGTCTTTTAAGGTCGATTATGATTTACGATTTTGTAATGCAATAAACAGGATGAGCACGCCGCCCCACAGCGCCATGGTCAGATAGCTGCTGACGCCCATCAGATTCAGGCCGCTTTCCAGCATCTGTAACACCACCAGCGCCAGCACCAGGCCAATCACTCGCCCAAAGCCGCCGTCGGGGTTAATTCCACCCAGTACCGAAGCCAGAATCGTCACCAGAAGATACGAGTCGCCGTAACCGGCCTTAGCGGAGTTGAATTGTGACATCATCAGTAACGCCGCGGCCCAGCCAAACAGCGCCGACAGCACATACACCACCAGCGTCACGCGGTGGGTTCTAATACCGCTAAAGCGCGTTGCCTGCTCGTTAGAACCCATTAAATACAGGCTGCGGCCGAGCGTGGTGTGCTCGAGCACTATCCACAGTAAAAATGCCACCAGCAAAAACAGCACCAGCGCGATAGGAATACCCAACAGACTGCCACTGCTCAGATACTGAATAGCGGCCGGAAAACCGGAGATAACGGTTCCGTTGGTCAGCAGAATATTCAGGCCGGCAATCAGGGTCATGGTGCCCAGCGAGGCGAGGATCGGTGAAACGCCAATATAGGCAATCAGCGAGCCGTTGAGCAGGCCAATTACCCCCGCCACCGCCAGCCCGGCAAGCATCGCCAGCGCAAAAAACAGCGGCTCATTAGGATGCGCGACCAAAATCGCCGCCATCACCAGCGAGCAGGCGTTGGCTCCGGCAATCACCGACAGATTGATACCGCCAGTTAACATGGTGATGCCCATTCCCAGCGCCAGCATGCCTAAAATTGGCAGCTGTGAAGAAATAGACTGAAAATTGCCAAGACTAAAGAAACGCCCACCCAGAGTGAAAGAGAACAGCAGGGCGACGGCGACAATAATCAGCAGCTGCAAACGGATGATTCTGTCACCGGGGATAAAGCGGGTTAATGTGCTCATGTTAAATGCCCTTCGCCAGTTTGCGTTTTTCATTCCACGCGGTGCTGCTGATACTTATCAGAATGATCGCGCCGCTGAATACCTGGTGCCAGTAGGAGGAGATCGAGAGCAGCGTCAGGCCGTTCTGCAGGAACGCCAGCAGCATCACGCCCAGAATCGTGCCAGTTAACGAGCCTCGCCCACCGGTCATGCTGGTTCCGCCCAGTACCACCGCCGCCAGCACCGTCAGCTCAAAGCCGAGCAGTGAGTTAGGCGCAACGGACTGGGTGATTTGTGCCTGAACGACCGCCGCAATACCCGCGAGCAGTCCCATAAAGCCATAGACATAAAAATGCAGTCGCAGAATGTTCAGGCCCAGACGCGAGGCGGCGTCGCGGTTGCTGCCCATCGCATAGATTTGTCGTCCTATACGGGTACGGTTCATCAGCACGCCGGTGGCGATAATCACGCCCAGCAAGCTGAGCAGCGGTAGCGTCAGGCCATAGTCGTAGCCGTCGGCCCCCTTGAACGAAAACCAGTTGATGCCGTTCATAAACCAGTCGGGGAAGCCATAAAGCCAGGTACCGTTGGTGAAATAAACCAGCAGTCCGTAGTACAGATTCAGCGTGGCGATGGTGATGATAATCGCCGGCACCCGCAGCCAGTAGACCAAAAAGCCGTTGACCAGCCCGAGCAGCAGCCCCACGCCCATGGCCATGGCAAAAGCGACCGGGAAGCTGCCGCCGTGATGAATGATATAGCTGGCCATCACATATTGGCCTATCGAGGTCATCGCCGGGAATGAGATATCAATACCGCCGGCGATCAGCACCACGAACAGCCCGCAGGCCAGAATGCCGAGAATGGCGTAGCTGGTGGCGACGTCGGTCAGGTTGCCCAGCGATAAAAACTCTTTGGTGCTAAGGCTCAGGCCAATGGCCAGCAACAATACCAGCACCCCCAGCCAGAACTCGTGTTGAGACAAGGCCTTACGAAAATGATTACGCATTGATCACCTCTGCAATCTGCGCTTCGCTGCACTGATGCGGCGAGAATTCAGCAACCAGCTCACCTTTGCGCATCACTAACACGCGGTGGCTGTTGTAATAGGCTTCGGGAATTTCGTCGCAAATCATTAATACCGCCATGCCAGACTCGGCGAGGTCGCGGGCGATGCGATAAATACCTTCCTTATTTGCGATATCCACGCCCACGGTCGGCGAATCGAGGATAAGAATATGCGGCTCGGTAGCCACCCATTTGGCGATAGCGATGCGCTGAGCATTACCGCCGGACAGGGTTTTGACCGGCAATGCGCTGTCAGAAACTTTAATATTCAAGTCTCGGATCAGGTCTTTCACCACCGATTTGGCCTTGCGATGGTTCATCAGGCCGCTGGGTTTTTGCAATTTGTTAAAGATGGAAACCAGCGTGTTGTCATAAATCGACTGCTCCATGATAAGCCCCTGCGTCAGCCGGTCCTCTGAAACGTAGGCGATGCCGTTGCGAATAGCGTCACGGTTGCTGCGAAAACTCACCGCTTTACCATTAATGCGGATCTCGCCGCTGTCCGGCTTGGTCATGCCAAACAGGCTCAGACACAGCTCGGTGCGCCCGGATCCGAGGAGGCCGATTATCGACGTAATTTCCCCCTGACGCAGCGACAGTGAAATATCCTGATATTGACCGGCGCGCGTCAGGTGGCTGACTTCAAGCAGTGGCGTCACCTCGGCGGGTGCGCGCTGCGGCAGATGACTGTAGCTAAAGCGCTGCCCCGTCATCAAAAACGCCAGTTCGTTGCTGTCGAGTTCGCTGGCCGGATAGGTGCCCACCAGTTTGCCGTCGCGCATGACGCTAATACGGTCGGCGACTTCCATCACTTCATCAAGACGGTGACTGACAAAAACTACGCAAATATTGGCAGCCTTCAGTTCGTTCACCACCCGCAGCAGGCCGTTGACTTCGGTACGGGTTAGCGAGGCGGTAGGTTCATCCATAATGACCAGGCTGGCATCGGCGGCAATAGCGCGGCAGATTGCCACTAATTGACGATCGGCAATCGACAGTTTTTCGACTTTGCGATCGGGGTCGAGAGCCACGCCGACGCGTTTCATCGCCGCCAGCGCTTTTTGCCGCATCGCCTCTTTATGCACCCAAAAGTCGCCGCCGGGAAGGTAGCGGTGAATAGCAATATTTTCGGCAACGGATAAATTAGGGAATAATGACAAGTCCTGATAAATAACCTGAATTCCGTAATAAGACGAGAGCTGTGGCGTCAGTGAATTAAATAACTTGCCGTCCAGCATAATAGCTGCGCCTTTTTCTGGCTGATAAACGCCGGAAATAACTTTAATAATTGTACTTTTTCCGCAGCCATTTTGACCGGCCAGACAGTGAACCTCACCTTTATTTAAAGTCAGCGTGATATCATCCAGCGCTAATACGCCGGGAAACTTTTTGCTGATATGTTCGAGGCTGATTAATGCCTCGGACGGGGAAGTGGAATGACTCACGTTGGAATCAAGCGTCGCAGAACTGTTCATCGACATTTTCCTTACCACATCTGGTGATATATCGGTGCGGGTTACGCACCGACATATTAAAATAACCTAATTAAAATGATTTATTAAAATCCATTTAAAACTATCTCAAACTACGGTGAGTCTATTTTTATTTTAGAAACCTAAGGTTTTCGCATTATCGGCTGAAACTTCAAGGATGCGATTAAAACGAATTACGCCGGTATCCATATCCACGTCAGCTTTGCCCAGTCCGTCAATGGTCAAGTCTTTAGTGACGGCTTTACCCTGCAGCATCTGATCGGCCAGGCTTACCAGTGCAAAACCGGCGTCTTTCGGATCCCACAGCAGCACTTTTTTAATGTCGCCGCGAGCCAGGTATGGCGCGGCCTGCGCAGGCATGGCTATGCCCACTACGGCGATTTTATCTTTGGCACGTTTCTGCTGAATTGCCTGACCGGCACCGATTGGGCCCAGAGAACCAAAACCAATAATACCTTTCAGGTCCGGATGCGCTTTCATTAAATCAAGCGTGGTGGAGTAAGACTTATCAATGCTCTCGGCCACCGGCAGGCGTGAGGTCACTTCATGCATATCAGGATATTTTTCTTTTTGATATTTAATGGCAGTATCTGCCCAGGCGTTATGTAATGGCACGGTCAGTGAGCCAACATAAATAGCATAGCCGCCTTTGCCGCCCATTGCTGTTGCCAAGGCATCCATATTGGCTTGCGCATATTTCTGGCTATCAATAGTTTCGATATCCCATTGACCAATTCGCTGGTCAGGAGATTCATTGGTTAATACGACGATACCGGCATCACGGGCCTTTTTAAGCACCGGCTCTAATACTTTGGCATCGTTGGGAACCACAATAATGGCGTCGACTTTTTTGGCGATTAAGTCTTCGATAACTTTTACCTGCTGAGCAGGATCCGGTGTTGATGCACCCACTTCGTAGGCATTAACGTTTAATTTGGTGGCGGCTTCTTTCACACCGACTTCCATGCGGGTGAACCACGGAATGCCGGTGACTTTAGCGACCACGGCAATATCGTAAGGTTTGGCGGCAAAGCTTGGCGTTGAGATCAACATGCATGCAGAAATTACACATGCATTGATTAATGCGAGGTTAAATTTCATGGCTGTACCTTTGTTATGTGTAGGGTGGTTATTTTTTCCACACCACGAGATTATCAAAGGTCTCAACCACCCATCGTTTAAAAGTTAAAGAAGTGTGATAAGAATCCGAAAGTGTTAAATTTTATGATTTAATTTGTTAATTTTAGGTTAAATAATTCAGATTTCGGTATCTACTCATTCATCAAACTCTGTGTAATTTGTTAAATTATAAGTTTTAGTGATCATTTGTTTAACATTTCACTAACAAAAAGGCCTTCTTACTGGGCATTTATCACTGCACCGTGACCCCGTTTTTAAAATGAATGTGTAAAGTGTGAGAATTATCACGCGTCGGTCAACAGCACAGGGTGAGTATCCGCTGTAACCGGTCTGGTCTACACTGATTTCAGGCAAGAACTTCATACTATAAAATACAGAGGAAGTGTCATGAGTTATCAACCACCTAAGGTCTGGGCGCTAGACAATGAACTCGGCGGCCCGTGGGGCAAGCTAAATCGCCCTGTTGCAGGCGCAACGCATGAAAAAACGCTGCCCGTAGGCAAGCACCCAATTCAGCTTTACTCGCTGGGTACGCCAAACGGTCAGAAGGTCACGATTCTGCTGGAAGAGCTGTTGGCATTGGGTGTGAGCGGTGCGGAGTATGATGCATATTTAATTAAAATTAACGAAGGCGATCAGTTCTCCTCTGGCTTTGTAGACGTCAACCCTAATTCCAAGATCCCCGCACTGCTTGATAACTCTGGATCTTCACCGATCCGCGTATTCGAATCTGGGGCGATCCTGCTGTATCTGGCCGAAAAATTTGGCCACTTCCTGCCTAAAGATCTCGCGGCGCGCACTGAAGCGCTGAACTGGCTGTTCTGGTTGCAGGGTTCTGCGCCTTACGTCGGCGGTGGTTTTGGACACTTCTATCACTATGCACCGGTCAAAATCGAGTACGCCATTAACCGCTTTACCATGGAAGCCAAGCGCCAGCTCGACCTGCTCGATCAGCAGCTGGCGAAGCATCGCTTTATTGCCGGTGATGAGTACAGTATCGCGGATATCGCTATCTGGCCTTGGTATGGCGCATTGGTGAAAGGTTTACTGTATGAGGCGGCCGAATTTATTGACGCCAAGTCTTACACCAACCTGCTGCGCTGGGCCGATGAAATCGAGGCCCGTCCGGCGGTGGCGCGTGGGCGCATCGTTAACCGCACTTGGGGGGACAAGCAACTTCCTGAGCGTCATGATGCGTCGGATTTTGAAGCACTGGGCCTGTAAGTTAGATTAGTCACACTTTACCCGCACCGTGGTCAGTGTACCGCGGTGCTGGCGCGTAACATCACCTGCGTAGGCAGCGTCACACTCTCTTCAATCTCATCGCCATTGATCGCGGCCAGAATCAGTTTACCGGTCTGGGTGCCCATTTGTTTGTACGGGACAGCCACGGTGGTCAGCGCCGGTGAGCACAGCTGCGCAATGTCGCTGTCACCCAGGCCGGTGACGGCCAACTGGGCCGGAACCGAGATCCCTTTTTTATGGCAGGCGGCAATCGCCCCCATTGCCAGCTCGTCGGACGTGCAGATAAGCAGGTCCAGCTCGGGCCAGTTAAGCAATATTTCAGGCAGCAGACTTTGCCCGAGTTGCGCATTGGGGGGCTGTGTCGAGCTGACCACCCGATGCGGCGACTTGTTTAGCGAAAGCATGGCGGAGTGCCAACCGCTGAGAATTTGCTGCACGATATGGTGTTCGTGCGCCGCACAGAGCAGGGCAATATTTTGGTATCCCTTCAGCGCCAGCGCATTGATCAGCTGCTTGATGGCCAGACCATAGTTGGAACCGATATTAATCCCCAAGGGGTCGATGATGGTGCCACCGACCTGAACCACCGGGATGGTGGACTTGAGCAGCAGATTAGTGCTCTCTTCGGTGCTGTCAAAATTGTACATCACCATCGCCGCCGGGCTGTATGACAGCATCATTTCAATCAATTTTGACTCGTCGGCCGCAGTGTAATGGTCTTCGGCCAAAATGACGTTATAACCCTTCGGCTTTAAAACGCGGTGCAACGCTTCGGAAAACAGGGCGCAGCCGGGCGTGCTCAATGAAGGCACTACCATGGTCACCAGGCGAGATGTTGAGGACGCAAGATTGCTTGCCGCCAGATTGGGCACGTAGCCCAGCTCACTGATCGCGGCTTCAATTTTTTCTCTGACCTGGGGCGAAACTTTTTCCGGCTCTCGGAGCACGCGGGAAACGGTCATGGTACTGACGCCGGTCATTTTTGCGACATCAGCCAAAGTACTCTTACCTGAGTTTCGCCGTTGTTTTACCTTCATTTATTCCTCTGTCGTTCGTTGCGCAATGGCGGCCTGCGGGCCTTTCCCTTTTTACGCCTATGGCCAATTATAGTCGATAGGTCAAATAATTGTTAGCGTTAACATCGTGTTATCATTTTACGTGTTAGCGCTAACAGCTTTTGCGATTCTCATCACAGAAAATAGACGGATGCTTCACATATACTCCTGAAAACATTATTTGACTGAGGTTCTCATGCTCGCTAAATGGTTAACACAGGAAAGAATAAACATCGTTGAGCGCGTCGAGGGCTGGCGCGACGCCGTAAGTATTTCTGCCGCGCCGTTACTGCAGGCGGGTGCGATTACTCCCGATTACGTTGAAGCCATTTTTGCCTCCCATGAAAAGCTCGGCCCTTATTACGTGATTGCGCCAGGGTTGGCAATGCCGCATGCACGACCAGAAGAGGGCGTGGTGACGCCGGGCCTTTCTCTGCTCTATGTCAAAGAGGGCGTGCACTTTGAGTCAGAAGAGAACGATCCGGTTTACGTGATCGTTATGCTTTGCGCCATTAACGGCGACGAGCATCTGGAAATGATTTCACATCTGGCTGAGTTGTTTAGTGATGAAGACGACTTCCAGGCGTTAATTAAAGCCGATACCTACTCGGCGCTGAATGCACTTATCCAAAAATACTAATTTAAGGTGTGATATGAAAAAGATCCTGATTGTTTGCGGTAACGGTTTAGGCAGCAGCTTTATCGTTGAGATGAACGTTAAAAAAATCATCAAAGAATTGGGCAAAGAGGCCGAAGTCAGCCATACCGACTTAAGCTCAGCCAAGTCTGAACCGGCTGATATCTATATTGGTTCCAGCGAAATTATCGCTAGCCTGGACGACGGTAAACGCACAGTATTTGGTTTGAATAACCTGCTGGATAACGCCAAAATCAAAGAAATTCTAACCAATAATCTATAACACCTAGCCTATAACGATAAGCCCCAAACCTTTCAGGCTGCCACAGGGCGGCCAGTTTCCCTCTGCGCTTGAAAGGCCAAAGGGACAATATTACCGATTATTTGGAGTGGTTTATGCTCACGTTTATTATTAATGATGTACTAGGGACGCCTGCAATACTCGTTGGCCTGTTTTCATTAATTGGCCTGCTGCTACAGAAAAAGTCTTTCTCAGATACTATTTCCGGCACCCTGAAAACTATCATGGGGTTCCTGATTTTAATTGCCGGTGCGGGCGTTATTGCCACCACGTTGACCAGCTTCAGTGAGTTATTTGTTCACTCCTTTAATATTCAGGGCGTGGTGCCAAATAACGACGTCGTCTCGGCGATTGCACAAAAGAATTTTGGTACTTCAACGGCAATGATCATGATATTGGGCATGCTGTTCAATATTCTGTTTGCTCGTATTACACCGCTAAAATACATCTTCCTGACCGGTCACCATACGCTTTATATGGCAGCCATGTTGGCGGTGATTCTGGCAACCGGTGGGATGAGCGGATTCCCGCTGGTATTGACCGGCGCACTGATCCTCGGCGCACTGATGGTGATATCACCGGCTATCTTGCAGCCATTTACCCGTAAAATCACCGGCACTGACGACTTCGCGCTGGGCCATTTTGGTTCAACCGGTTACTTCTGTGCGGCGCTGGTGGGTAAACTGATTGGTAAAGGCAGCCGTTCGACCGAAGAGTTCAAGGTGCCTAAACACCTGAAGTTCTTACACGACTCTTCAATCGCTATCGCGCTGACCATGACCATCCTGTTTATCGTTCTGGTATTGATTGCGGGTAAAGAATTCACCGAGACTCAGGTCAGCGGCGGTCAGAACTACATTATCTTCGCCATTATTCAGGCTATTACCTTTGCTGCTGGTGTTTACATTATTTTAGCCGGTGTGCGCATGGTCATTGCCGAAATCGTCCCTGCCTTTAAAGGTATCGCCGATAAAGTGGTAAAAGACGCAAAACCTGCGCTGGATTGCCCAACCGTATTCCCGTTTGCCCCCAACGCGGTGATTATCGGTTTCCTGAGCAGCTTCTGCGCCGGTCTTATCTGCATGTTCTTCTTCCCGATGTTGGGACTGAGCATCATCGTACCGGGACTGGTTCCGCACTTCTTCTGTGGTGCAACCGCAGGTGTTTACGGTAATGCAACCGGCGGACGTCGCGGCGCGATTGTTGGCGCCTTCGTCAACGGACTGATCATCTCCTTCCTGCCAGCAATCTTGTTGTCAGTGTTGGGCGGGCTGTCTAACTCCACCACCTTTGGTGATGCGGACTTCGGCGTCGTCGGGATTATCCTCGGCAAACTGATGAGTGCATTCCACTAAACGTTCCTTTCTTTAATATAAGAGAAAGATTACGCAGGGGGAGCTTCACGCTCCCCCTTTTGCTGGAAACAATTCAACAATAGTTGCCAGAGGTGATGTGCCGCCGGCGTAAATCTTCGGTCGGAATTGCGTAAAAGATGGCACTGCGCCTCGGTCGCAATGGGATGATCGATAGGCACGGCGACCAGAATATTGTGCTCAATCCGCTCGCCCGCCGCCTGTG contains:
- a CDS encoding FGGY-family carbohydrate kinase — translated: MASYFIGVDVGTGSARAGVFDLKGHMVSQASRDITLYRPKADFVEQSSDEIWAAVCNAVKDAMNQADINPIQVKGMGFDATCSLVVLDKEGKPLTVSPSGRSEQNIIVWMDHRAITQAERINATGHRVLEFVGGIISPEMQTPKLLWLKQHMPTTWNNVGHLFDLPDFLTWRATQDTARSLCSTVCKWTYVGHEDRWDTSYFKQIGLEDLLENNAAKIGSEVKTMGQPLGHGLTPRAARELGLMPGTAVSVSIIDAHAGSLGILGASGASGETADFDHRIALIGGTSTAHMAMSRSARYIGGIWGPYFSALLPDYWLNEGGQSTTGALIDHVIQSHPCYASLLQQSKERGKTIYETLNTLLREMAGEPENIAFLTKDIHMLPYFHGNRSPRANPTLTGTLTGLKLSRTPEDMALHYLATIQALALGTRHIIETMNQSGYAIDTMMASGGGTKNPVFVQEHSNATGCAMLLPEESEAMLLGSAMMGTVAAGVYESLPEAMAAMSRIGKTVTPQTNKIKEYYDRKYKVFHALYDDHMKYRRLMKGEDI
- a CDS encoding ABC transporter permease gives rise to the protein MRNHFRKALSQHEFWLGVLVLLLAIGLSLSTKEFLSLGNLTDVATSYAILGILACGLFVVLIAGGIDISFPAMTSIGQYVMASYIIHHGGSFPVAFAMAMGVGLLLGLVNGFLVYWLRVPAIIITIATLNLYYGLLVYFTNGTWLYGFPDWFMNGINWFSFKGADGYDYGLTLPLLSLLGVIIATGVLMNRTRIGRQIYAMGSNRDAASRLGLNILRLHFYVYGFMGLLAGIAAVVQAQITQSVAPNSLLGFELTVLAAVVLGGTSMTGGRGSLTGTILGVMLLAFLQNGLTLLSISSYWHQVFSGAIILISISSTAWNEKRKLAKGI
- a CDS encoding PTS ascorbate transporter subunit IIC, with product MLTFIINDVLGTPAILVGLFSLIGLLLQKKSFSDTISGTLKTIMGFLILIAGAGVIATTLTSFSELFVHSFNIQGVVPNNDVVSAIAQKNFGTSTAMIMILGMLFNILFARITPLKYIFLTGHHTLYMAAMLAVILATGGMSGFPLVLTGALILGALMVISPAILQPFTRKITGTDDFALGHFGSTGYFCAALVGKLIGKGSRSTEEFKVPKHLKFLHDSSIAIALTMTILFIVLVLIAGKEFTETQVSGGQNYIIFAIIQAITFAAGVYIILAGVRMVIAEIVPAFKGIADKVVKDAKPALDCPTVFPFAPNAVIIGFLSSFCAGLICMFFFPMLGLSIIVPGLVPHFFCGATAGVYGNATGGRRGAIVGAFVNGLIISFLPAILLSVLGGLSNSTTFGDADFGVVGIILGKLMSAFH
- a CDS encoding ABC transporter permease; protein product: MSTLTRFIPGDRIIRLQLLIIVAVALLFSFTLGGRFFSLGNFQSISSQLPILGMLALGMGITMLTGGINLSVIAGANACSLVMAAILVAHPNEPLFFALAMLAGLAVAGVIGLLNGSLIAYIGVSPILASLGTMTLIAGLNILLTNGTVISGFPAAIQYLSSGSLLGIPIALVLFLLVAFLLWIVLEHTTLGRSLYLMGSNEQATRFSGIRTHRVTLVVYVLSALFGWAAALLMMSQFNSAKAGYGDSYLLVTILASVLGGINPDGGFGRVIGLVLALVVLQMLESGLNLMGVSSYLTMALWGGVLILFIALQNRKS
- a CDS encoding sugar ABC transporter ATP-binding protein, with the protein product MNSSATLDSNVSHSTSPSEALISLEHISKKFPGVLALDDITLTLNKGEVHCLAGQNGCGKSTIIKVISGVYQPEKGAAIMLDGKLFNSLTPQLSSYYGIQVIYQDLSLFPNLSVAENIAIHRYLPGGDFWVHKEAMRQKALAAMKRVGVALDPDRKVEKLSIADRQLVAICRAIAADASLVIMDEPTASLTRTEVNGLLRVVNELKAANICVVFVSHRLDEVMEVADRISVMRDGKLVGTYPASELDSNELAFLMTGQRFSYSHLPQRAPAEVTPLLEVSHLTRAGQYQDISLSLRQGEITSIIGLLGSGRTELCLSLFGMTKPDSGEIRINGKAVSFRSNRDAIRNGIAYVSEDRLTQGLIMEQSIYDNTLVSIFNKLQKPSGLMNHRKAKSVVKDLIRDLNIKVSDSALPVKTLSGGNAQRIAIAKWVATEPHILILDSPTVGVDIANKEGIYRIARDLAESGMAVLMICDEIPEAYYNSHRVLVMRKGELVAEFSPHQCSEAQIAEVINA
- the yghU gene encoding glutathione-dependent disulfide-bond oxidoreductase, with the translated sequence MSYQPPKVWALDNELGGPWGKLNRPVAGATHEKTLPVGKHPIQLYSLGTPNGQKVTILLEELLALGVSGAEYDAYLIKINEGDQFSSGFVDVNPNSKIPALLDNSGSSPIRVFESGAILLYLAEKFGHFLPKDLAARTEALNWLFWLQGSAPYVGGGFGHFYHYAPVKIEYAINRFTMEAKRQLDLLDQQLAKHRFIAGDEYSIADIAIWPWYGALVKGLLYEAAEFIDAKSYTNLLRWADEIEARPAVARGRIVNRTWGDKQLPERHDASDFEALGL
- a CDS encoding PTS sugar transporter subunit IIA is translated as MLAKWLTQERINIVERVEGWRDAVSISAAPLLQAGAITPDYVEAIFASHEKLGPYYVIAPGLAMPHARPEEGVVTPGLSLLYVKEGVHFESEENDPVYVIVMLCAINGDEHLEMISHLAELFSDEDDFQALIKADTYSALNALIQKY
- a CDS encoding LacI family DNA-binding transcriptional regulator — its product is MKVKQRRNSGKSTLADVAKMTGVSTMTVSRVLREPEKVSPQVREKIEAAISELGYVPNLAASNLASSTSRLVTMVVPSLSTPGCALFSEALHRVLKPKGYNVILAEDHYTAADESKLIEMMLSYSPAAMVMYNFDSTEESTNLLLKSTIPVVQVGGTIIDPLGINIGSNYGLAIKQLINALALKGYQNIALLCAAHEHHIVQQILSGWHSAMLSLNKSPHRVVSSTQPPNAQLGQSLLPEILLNWPELDLLICTSDELAMGAIAACHKKGISVPAQLAVTGLGDSDIAQLCSPALTTVAVPYKQMGTQTGKLILAAINGDEIEESVTLPTQVMLRASTAVH
- a CDS encoding autoinducer 2 ABC transporter substrate-binding protein, which encodes MKFNLALINACVISACMLISTPSFAAKPYDIAVVAKVTGIPWFTRMEVGVKEAATKLNVNAYEVGASTPDPAQQVKVIEDLIAKKVDAIIVVPNDAKVLEPVLKKARDAGIVVLTNESPDQRIGQWDIETIDSQKYAQANMDALATAMGGKGGYAIYVGSLTVPLHNAWADTAIKYQKEKYPDMHEVTSRLPVAESIDKSYSTTLDLMKAHPDLKGIIGFGSLGPIGAGQAIQQKRAKDKIAVVGIAMPAQAAPYLARGDIKKVLLWDPKDAGFALVSLADQMLQGKAVTKDLTIDGLGKADVDMDTGVIRFNRILEVSADNAKTLGF
- a CDS encoding PTS sugar transporter subunit IIB, producing MKKILIVCGNGLGSSFIVEMNVKKIIKELGKEAEVSHTDLSSAKSEPADIYIGSSEIIASLDDGKRTVFGLNNLLDNAKIKEILTNNL